TTTCTACTTACCCATCCGCGAAAAGGACTAAGCAAAAAAACGAATCATCGTCGCGAAGGTCAGAAGGGCCAGCCGGAAGGTGCGGCAGGGTCCAGGCCCTGGGGACCCGCGCGATGGCGCGTCCCCAGGGGCCTCAGGCCTTATTGAACGGCGCGCAACGCGTTGATGCGACCGTGCCCGAAGGTGCTGTCGAAGCCCTTGGCACCCAGATCCTGGGAGCCGCGCTCGATCCGCTCGCGGATCGTCTTGGCGTCCAGGTTCGGGTACTTGGTCTTCACCAGGGCCGCCAGACCCGCCACGTGCGGGCAGGCCATCGAGGTGCCGCTGAAGCGTTCGTACTTGCCGCCGGGAATGCTGGAGAGAATCAGGTCACCCGGCGCCGACACCGAGATGTGGTTGCCGCGGCTGCTGAAGTAAGCGATCGCGTCCTTGGAATTGGTGGCCCCGACCGCCATGACGCCGGCGATCGCCGCCGGGTACTGCGGATCCTCGTTGCCCTCATTGCCCATCGCGGCCACCACCAGGCAGCCCTTGTCCTGGGCATAACGCACCGCATCGACCAGGGTCGACGAGGTGGAAGGACCGCCCAGGCTCAGCGAGATCACCTTGGCGCCCTGATCCGCGGCGTAGATGATGCCGTTGGCCACCGTCGAGTAGCTGCCGGACCCGTCGCCGTCGAGCACCTTGACGCCCAGCACGGTCACGTTGGGGGCCACGCCGACCACGCCCCCGTCATTGATGCCGCCAGCCGCACTGCCCGCGCAATGCGTGCCGTGCTCGTTGTCGTCCATCGCGTCGGCATCGTTGTTGATGAAGTCGTAGCCCTTCAGCGTGCGGCCCTTCAGGTCGGGGTGGTTGTAATCCACCCCGGTGTCCACGATCGCCACCTTGAGGTCGCGAGCGCCGGTGGTGATGCCCCACGCGCGCGGCGCTTCGATCTTGGCCATGCCCCAGAGCTTCGGCAGCAGGTCGTCCTTGCTCGACGCGAAGCCGATGCCTGGCACCTCCGGCGTGGTGAAGGCCTTGGCGGGATGGTCCGGCTCGATGCGGGCGACGCTGGGCTCGGCACGCAGGGCCTTGCCCAGCGCGTTGGCGTCCGACGTCCGCACCACCAGGGTCTCCAGGCGCGCGATGCGCCCGACCACATTCAGCTTGTGACGCTGGGTCACGGACTGACGGCCGGCGGCGTCGCGAAACTTGACCAGCAGGTGGCGCGGCGCGCGGGCCGAGGCCTCAAACGCCTGGCTGGTCTGGCCATTGGCCAGGGGCGAGGGGGCGACTCCGCAGCCGGCAAGCGCCAGGGCCAGCAGAGAGAGTCCCCAACGGGGGGACGACGAAGTGTGCGACACCATCTGAACCAAACCTCCGGAGTTAGAAGCAAGCCAAACTCACGCCGTCGGAGACCTGCGGGCCCCTCGAACGGCTTGCCGGACCATGGTAGACGAGTTTAAGAATAATAATCCGATATTTAACTACTCGTTAACCATTCATTGTTCATCACAGCCCTGGCAGCGAGGCGGGGGGCGCTTGGCCACGGCGGCTCGGAGGCGCGGCGACGGCGCCCATCCGAGCTCGCCTCGCGACAACCTCCAGACGGCCGGAACGCCGGCGCTTCCGGCCGCGTTCGGCATGCGAAAGGGGCCCTCCCGAAGGAGGACCCCTAAACTGGCCGCGGCGACAAATAGAATGATGGTCTGGAAGTAATGGGCTGGGATCAAGCTGCGAATGTTGGAAGTTGCGACCAAACTTTTCGTTGACGCCAGGCTAGCAAGCCCGGGTCGGGGCATACTGTATCACGGGTCACCTGGGGTGTAAACCGAGCCATAAGTGACCTGGCCAGGAGGCCCTCACACCTTCCCCAAACGCCAGGATTCCCAGTCGAACGCGAGGTCCTCGCGTCGTTGCACGTGAATGAGCTTGACCTGACTCTCGCGCTGCCCGTGCTCGGCCTGGAAGCGTCTCAGCGCGGCAAAACAGCCTTCTTTCACGCCAATCGCCCGGGGCGGCTGCAGGCGACCACTGTCCCGCTTGGCCGCATATTCCAGGTTGATCGCCGCCAGTTCGCCATCCAGCGCCGCGGCCCAGCGGGCCAGGGCTGTTTCATCCAATGAGCCGGATTCGACCAGGACGAGATAGCCGGCGGCCTCGACATCCGCCAGGGCCAGCGCCTCGATCCCACGATAAGCGGGGGTGTGCTCGCCGAGCCGCACCACGGCCGTGAGAAACTGCTGCTCGTAGAGTTTCTCGCCCGTGATGCTGGTGACGCCCTTGCCCTTCTGCAGGAAGAGCAGGCGCGGCACGCCCTCCGGTCGCTCGCTGACCCGCACGATGTCGTTCATGTGATAGCGGTACAGGCCGTATCCGGTGGTCACGAACAGGTAGTAATCCTGCCCCGTTTCGAGTTCGTCCAGCAAAAGAAAGCGCGGCTGCCCGCGCTCCCAGTCCGCCACCGGGACAAACTCGTACACGTAATCCACCAGGTTGGGCATCCCCCCGACGGCCCCGTCCGAGAGGGGCGTGGTGCCGCGAAACTCCGAGGCCAGGTAGCCGATCTCGCGCCAGACCACGGAGGCGGAAAACAGCCCTTGGAGCTTGGCAAAGGCCAGGCGGCAGCCCCCCCCCTGCCAGCAGGCCACCATGCGGGTGTTGGGCCAGACCTGCCCCAGCGGTAGGGCGCCGGTGGGATCCTGGCGGGCCAGCGCCCGCAACTGGTCGGCGCGCCCGGGCACCGGTCCGAGGCGCCCGCGCAGGGCTTCCCGCAAGGGAGCAGGCAAGGCGTCGGCGCGAAAGAAGCCGCCTGCCTCCAGATCGGCCAGCAAGGGCGCCAGATGCCGATTCAGGAGTTCCTGGACCAGCACCAGGGTGGAGGGGTTGACCGACCCGATGAAGCTGATGCCGGCCTCGGCGATCGCCAGCCGCAGAATCAGCAGGTACTTGAGCTCGGCATCGTGCAGTTCGAACACCTCCGGCGGCACCACATAGGCACGCCGCACCAGCGTCGGCAGGGTCTGGTACACGTGCCCGGAGGTCGAGCCAAAGCTCCGGCCCGAGGGCAGCTTGCCCTCCTCGGCCGCGCCCACGAAGGCCAGGTACTGCCCCTCGAACAGCTCCGGACACAGCTTCAGCGAGTGATACAGCCAGAGGTCCTGCAAGCGCCGGTAGGCCGCGAAGGCCGAACCGGTCACGGGAATCAGCTTGGGCTGCCCCGTGCTGCCGCTGGTCAGGGCATAGAAGCGCGGCGGTTCGTGATTGAGCCGCGGCTCGCCCGTGGCTTCCTGCTGCTCGATCCAGGGGCGCAGGTCCTCATAGCCGTGAACCGGCACCTGGCATTGAAAATCGGCGATCGTCCGAATGGCCGCAAAGCCGTGCTGCCGACCGAAGGCCGTCTCGCGCTGCGCCGCCAGAATCGCCAGCAACACCCGCGTCTGCGTGGCCCGCAGGTCGCGCTGGGCGCGCCGCAGGCGCCGCTGCGCCAGGCCCCCTTTCCAGCGGATGCGCGCCACGATCAGGCGCCTCAGCAGCCAGGCCCAGAGGGGGTTCCCGGAGGGGGCGCCCGCCTGGTCGAGCCCCGCCTGAAAGGGGGCCCAGAGCTGGGCCCAGAAGCCCTTGGGATAGTCGCGGTTGATCAGGCCATATTCCAGGGGGCCCTGACCGTGCGGCAGGTAGTAGGTGCCGAACAGCTGGTCGTAGAGGCTGAGCTTGTTGCCGTAGTTGGTGTTCGATTCGGCGATCGCCCGGGAGTGGTGAAAGCGGTGTTGCTGCGCGCTGGAGATGATCCGGTTGAGCGGGCCCAAGCGCAGGTCGATGTTGGCGTGCTGGAAGAAGCCATTCACGGCGTAGAACAGAGCATAGAGGGCGATCGCCTCGCGCGGCGCACCCAGCGCGAGGAACAGCAGCGATTCGCTGAACATCTGCAGGAACTTGTCGAGCGGATGAAAGCGCCCCACATTGAACCAGTAGACGCGCGGCACGCTGTGGTGGACGGCGTGAAAGCGCCACAGCCAGGGCCACTCGTGCGACCAGCGGTGCACCCAGTACTTGCCGAATTCCCCGATCAGCAGCAGCAGCACGAACTGAGCGGCCAGCGGGAGCTGGGCCCAGGCCCCCGGCGCGGCCGGCGGCACCGCCTGCAGCGTCTTGATCCAGAGCCACACCCAGGCCCCCTCGGCCAGCCGCACCAGGCCCTGCTGCACCAGCACCAGGTAAAGGGCATCGTCCCAGGAATCCCGGCCAAAACCACGCCACTCGCGCTTGAACGGCAGCCACCACTCGCCCAGCGCGATCAACGCACCGCCCACGCAAATGGCCAGGAAGACGCGCAGGTCGAGCGCCAGGGGCGACCAGGCCCCGAAGCACGCGAAGCAGATCGTGATCACGGCCGGATAGAACATAGCGCGGATCAGCATCCCGGCAGGGCCGGGCGGCGCCTCATCAGGCAGGGAGCACACGGGGGCCGGCACGCTCACGGCGCCACCTCCCGCAGGCCCCAACCGGGACGCCCTGCCACATCACCCAGCCCCAGCCGGCCCGCCTGGCCGAACTGCAAGACCGGGGCCACCACCTCGCGCGCCAGCAGCAAGGTACCATACGCGCCTTCCTGGGCGACCAGACTGGGGCCCGCCGCCTGCGCCAGGGTCAGTGCCGCTCGCGTCAGCACCGAAGTTTCCCCCACCTGCGCCCCCACCACGATGCCCCAGCCGCGCCGCTGCGCCTCGGCCAGGCAGTCCAGGGCGCGCAGCAGGCCCCCCAGCTTGGAGACTCGCAGGTTGGCCATCCAGCGCGCCTCATCGCCCTCATGGGGGATGAAATCGGCCAGCCGACACAAGCTCTCATCCAGAATCACCGGCAGTTCCAGCGCCCGCCCCAGAGCCGCCTGTTGCTGGGCCGCGAAGGCCGTCAGCGGCTCTTCCACGGCGAACAGCGGCAGGTCCCGCCGGAACTCGTTCAGCGCGGCGATCGCCCCGTCGGTGTCCGCGCCCCAGGCGTTGTTGGCATCGACGCGAACCCGGATACCCGAAAATGGACGAGTCAGCCGGGCAAAGAGCTTCCCCGTGCGCAGGTTCTGCGCCTGATC
This DNA window, taken from Candidatus Sericytochromatia bacterium, encodes the following:
- a CDS encoding S8 family peptidase, which translates into the protein MVSHTSSSPRWGLSLLALALAGCGVAPSPLANGQTSQAFEASARAPRHLLVKFRDAAGRQSVTQRHKLNVVGRIARLETLVVRTSDANALGKALRAEPSVARIEPDHPAKAFTTPEVPGIGFASSKDDLLPKLWGMAKIEAPRAWGITTGARDLKVAIVDTGVDYNHPDLKGRTLKGYDFINNDADAMDDNEHGTHCAGSAAGGINDGGVVGVAPNVTVLGVKVLDGDGSGSYSTVANGIIYAADQGAKVISLSLGGPSTSSTLVDAVRYAQDKGCLVVAAMGNEGNEDPQYPAAIAGVMAVGATNSKDAIAYFSSRGNHISVSAPGDLILSSIPGGKYERFSGTSMACPHVAGLAALVKTKYPNLDAKTIRERIERGSQDLGAKGFDSTFGHGRINALRAVQ
- a CDS encoding GH3 auxin-responsive promoter family protein; the encoded protein is MSVPAPVCSLPDEAPPGPAGMLIRAMFYPAVITICFACFGAWSPLALDLRVFLAICVGGALIALGEWWLPFKREWRGFGRDSWDDALYLVLVQQGLVRLAEGAWVWLWIKTLQAVPPAAPGAWAQLPLAAQFVLLLLIGEFGKYWVHRWSHEWPWLWRFHAVHHSVPRVYWFNVGRFHPLDKFLQMFSESLLFLALGAPREAIALYALFYAVNGFFQHANIDLRLGPLNRIISSAQQHRFHHSRAIAESNTNYGNKLSLYDQLFGTYYLPHGQGPLEYGLINRDYPKGFWAQLWAPFQAGLDQAGAPSGNPLWAWLLRRLIVARIRWKGGLAQRRLRRAQRDLRATQTRVLLAILAAQRETAFGRQHGFAAIRTIADFQCQVPVHGYEDLRPWIEQQEATGEPRLNHEPPRFYALTSGSTGQPKLIPVTGSAFAAYRRLQDLWLYHSLKLCPELFEGQYLAFVGAAEEGKLPSGRSFGSTSGHVYQTLPTLVRRAYVVPPEVFELHDAELKYLLILRLAIAEAGISFIGSVNPSTLVLVQELLNRHLAPLLADLEAGGFFRADALPAPLREALRGRLGPVPGRADQLRALARQDPTGALPLGQVWPNTRMVACWQGGGCRLAFAKLQGLFSASVVWREIGYLASEFRGTTPLSDGAVGGMPNLVDYVYEFVPVADWERGQPRFLLLDELETGQDYYLFVTTGYGLYRYHMNDIVRVSERPEGVPRLLFLQKGKGVTSITGEKLYEQQFLTAVVRLGEHTPAYRGIEALALADVEAAGYLVLVESGSLDETALARWAAALDGELAAINLEYAAKRDSGRLQPPRAIGVKEGCFAALRRFQAEHGQRESQVKLIHVQRREDLAFDWESWRLGKV
- a CDS encoding enolase C-terminal domain-like protein: MKPDEITIAIRAQPLQIPFRTRFKHASAERKVSDSVWVTATRGGLVGLGEGAPRAYVTGESPAEALVWIDGTARAWVATLPDLAALRALVVAQREVIDRHPAAWCAVELALLDLFAQERGQTVEGLLGLAELTGPFRYTAVLGDETGLKFSLLTLLYLARGMRDFKLKLTTDQAQNLRTGKLFARLTRPFSGIRVRVDANNAWGADTDGAIAALNEFRRDLPLFAVEEPLTAFAAQQQAALGRALELPVILDESLCRLADFIPHEGDEARWMANLRVSKLGGLLRALDCLAEAQRRGWGIVVGAQVGETSVLTRAALTLAQAAGPSLVAQEGAYGTLLLAREVVAPVLQFGQAGRLGLGDVAGRPGWGLREVAP